GGGTGGAGACCCTCGCCGCGGGCCTCAGCGAGCCGCGCGACACGATTGAGGACGTGATCGAACCCTACCTCATTCAGCTCGGCCTCATCGCCCGCACCGCACGCGGACGTTGCCTGAACGGCAAGGCCTGGACCCACCTTGGCCTGATGCCGCCTTCAGGCACCCCGAACGGACTTTTCGACTAGGGAAATCGCTGGATGTCGCTTCTGCTTGCCCCCTTGCTCCTTGGCGCCGCCCAGGCTGCCGCGGCGCCGCCCCCGCCTGTCACCACTTCGTCCGCGCTCGGCTATGGCTATGACGCCTCGTGGCTATGCCTTCCCGGCCGCGCCGACAGCTGCTCCACCCCGCTGGCGACGACTGCGCTGACCCGGCAGGGCTATGGTTCGAGCGGCCAGGTGCGGCCGGCGGCCAGCCCCAGGCTCGACTGCTTCTACGTCTATCCGACCGTCAGCCAGGATCGCGGGCTCAACAGCGACCTTGCCCCGAACGAGGAACGATCGGCGGCGGCGTCGCAGTTTGCCCGCTTCGCCAGCGTGTGCCGCCCGTTCGCCCCCGTTTATCGCCAGATGACCACCTCCGCGATCGGCGCGGCGGCGCTGGGCCGGGATATCCGCCCGGCCTTCAACGTCGCATATGGCGACGTACGCAGCGCCTTTCGCAACTTCCTCGGCCGGACCCGCGGCCGCCCGTTCGTGCTGGTCGGGCACAGCCAGGGCAGCTGGCACCTGCAGAAGCTGATTGCCGAGGAAATCGAGGGCAAGCCGGCGGCGCGGCAAATGGCGCTGGCGATCATCCCCGGCTACAATGTGCTGGTCCCTGCCGGCAAGCTGGTCGGCGGCACCTTCAAGTCGACGCCGCTGTGCACCCGCGCAGGCCAGCGCGGCTGCGTCGTGACCTACGTCTCCTACCGCACCAACAATCCGCCGCCGCCGGGCGCGCTGTTCGGCTATGCCCCGGCGTCCGGCATGACGGTGGCCTGCACCAATCCCGCGGCGCTGGGCTCGCGCGGCTGGGCCAATCTCGACAGCTATTGGTACACCCGCCTGACCACCGCCGTGCCCGGAGGCCCGATCCGCTGGTCGACCGAGGGCGCACCGCCGACCCCCTATCTGCGCACCGAGAGCCTGGTCTCGGGCCGCTGCGTCAACGACGGCCAGCGCGGCTATCTGGAGCTTCGTACCAACGTCACCCCAGGCGCCAAGTGGACCGACCGGATCGGCGGCGAGGTTGGAATTGGCGGTCTGTTTATTCCCGGCTGGGGCATGCACCTCGCCGACATCTCCGCGCCGCAGGGCGACTTGTTGCGATTGGTCGAGGCTGTCGCGGGCTAAAAACCCAGTCGCCCCAAGCGGGGTTCACGCCCGAGTCCTGCCCCGCTAGAGCCCGGGCCATGACGTCATCGTTCGACCAGCCCTATCGCGGCGGCTTCGTCGGGTCCGAGCATCGCTTCGCCCTGACGGTCTATTTCGAGGACACCGACACCGCCGGAATCGTCTATTACGCCAATTACCTGAAGTTCATGGAGCGCGCCCGCTCCGACAT
Above is a window of Sphingomonas glaciei DNA encoding:
- a CDS encoding DUF3089 domain-containing protein, giving the protein MSLLLAPLLLGAAQAAAAPPPPVTTSSALGYGYDASWLCLPGRADSCSTPLATTALTRQGYGSSGQVRPAASPRLDCFYVYPTVSQDRGLNSDLAPNEERSAAASQFARFASVCRPFAPVYRQMTTSAIGAAALGRDIRPAFNVAYGDVRSAFRNFLGRTRGRPFVLVGHSQGSWHLQKLIAEEIEGKPAARQMALAIIPGYNVLVPAGKLVGGTFKSTPLCTRAGQRGCVVTYVSYRTNNPPPPGALFGYAPASGMTVACTNPAALGSRGWANLDSYWYTRLTTAVPGGPIRWSTEGAPPTPYLRTESLVSGRCVNDGQRGYLELRTNVTPGAKWTDRIGGEVGIGGLFIPGWGMHLADISAPQGDLLRLVEAVAG